ACATGGGCAATCAACACATAGGTTTTATATTAACTATAATTAAAGCCTACGTTGACTTATGTAAAGGTCTATCTACGACATGAATTACAGCTCATGACTTGCAATAACTTTCTTAAGAAAGTTATTCTATTATCTATGGATATTATCAATTGCTGTTGTTCCGAATCATTTAATTCTCCCCAGTCTTTTCCGGACAGGGCTTTCTCAATAATAGATTCAATTTGCTGCCGGGAAAAACCAAGTGCTTTCATTTTTAATTTAATGTTGTTGAGTTCCTCATGCACTATAAATCACTCTCCTGCAATTCTAAAAAGGAGTTCCCGTAAAAGGAACTCCTTTTTGGTGGGCTATGAAGGAATCGAACCTTCAACCTGACGATTAAGAGTCGCCTGCTCTGCCAATTGAGCTAATAGCCCTTATGTGCCAAAGAAAAGCTGGCTGGGGCGGCTGGATTCGAACCAACGAAATGCCGAAGTCGCCAGCTCGGTGCCTTACCGCTTGGCGACGCCCCAGTATGGAGGGGAGAAGTCGGAATTGAACCGGACTCCCACCTGGGTTGCAGGCAAGCCAACGGGTTTGCAGCCCGCGGGGGGACCATCCCCTTTCTCCCCGAAACATATTAACATAAAATTATTAAATAAATCAAATAAACAATTTTTATGAAGTTTGTTTAGGTGATAAAGACGGTGTATTGGAGGAACACCTTTTGACGATTTTGCCTGGTAATTCTAATATCTTTGGGGAAATGCCTTCTTGGGGGCTTACCGTGCAAGAGAAGTGGTATAATGAAAATATCAGTATAATATGGCTTAAGAAGGTGTATATAAATGTTAACCAAGGATATGACTATCCTTGATTTGGCCGAGAAGCATCCCGAATCATTGCAAGTTTTTAAGGCTTACGACCACTGTTTAGATGTTTGTATTTGTTGTGAATCACTTTTTGAAACATTGGAGCGGGTATGTGACAAATACGGTATTGATTTGGATAAATTGATGACGGAAATAGATGAGGCTATTCAACTTAACTCATGAACCTATAGATTAAAAGATTTAGAGTCCTTTGCACTGGTTCCGGATCAAGTCGTATCCCCGCAGACCTTGGTTGTAGACCGTTAATAAATAAATATTGTTAAAAGAGGAGGTTTTTTTGTGAACGAAGGTTACCTGCCAACTCGCCAGGAAATCCCCGGTCAATATAAATGGCGGCTGGAGGATATTTACCCCGGCGACGACGCCTGGGATCAGGATTATCGTAAGGCGCTGGATCTGGCGGCTCGCGCGGAGTTATTTAAGGGCAGGCTGGGTTCATCGGCCCGGACATTGCTGGAAGCTTTTCAACTGCAGGAGCAGTTGGAAGCACTTAATGAAAAAATATATACCTACGCCCGTATGCGGCGTGATGAGGATAACACCAATTCTGTTTACCAGGCACTGACCGACCGGGCGGATAGCCTAAGCGCCCGGGTGCAGGCTTCAGTTTCCTTTTATGTGCCTGAAATACTGGCGGTACCGGATGAGACCTTAAAACAGTTTCTGCAAGAAGAACCGGGCCTTGTTCCGTACCGGTTTATGCTGGAGGAATTGGTGCGCCAAAAACCGCACATCTTATCCGCAGAGGAAGAGCAGATCATCGCCCGGGCGGAAGAAGTAACCCAGGCCTCCGCCAACATATTCAGGATGATCAATAACGCCGACCTGACCTTTGACCCGGTGCGGGATGAGCGGGGCCGCGAGGTGGAGTTAACCCATGGCCGTTATTTGCAGTTTATGGAAAGCGGGGATCGCCGGCTGCGTCGGGATGCCTTCGCTTCCCTGTATAGTTCATATTGTCGATTGCAAAACACTTTGGCCGCCACTTTGGGCGCCAGTGTAAAAAAAGATGTGTTTTATGCCCGGATACGCAAGTATCCTTCAGCTCTTAAAGCCTCTCTTTTTGCCGATAATGTGTCTGTAGAGGTATATGACAACCTGATCCGCACGGTGCGTGAAAACCTGGAACCTTTTTACCGCTACATGCGGCTGCGCAAAAAATTGCTGGGGCTTGACAAACTGCATATGTACGATATTTATAACCCCGTGGTCCAAGATATAGACTGGAAGATCCCCTATCAGGAAGGGGTAAATGTGGTGCGGGACGGTCTGGTTCCGCTTGGTGATGCTTATGTGGAAACGATGGTGCGGGGAATTAACAGCGGTTGGGTGGACGTATACGAAAACAAGGGCAAAACCAGTGGTGCTTATTCCTGGGGCCCTTATGGCACACACCCCTATGTGCTGTTGAACTATCAGGATAATTTGAATAATGTGTTTACTTTAGCTCATGAAATGGGTCATGCCATGCATTCTTACTATTCTTTTAAGACGCAGCCTTACGTTTACGCCCATTATAAAATATTTACCGCTGAAGTAGCCTCTACGGTTAATGAATCTTTGTTGATGCAGTACCTGCTGCAAACAGTTAAAGACCGGGGTAAGAAAATATATTTGCTTAACCACTATCTGGAACAATTCCGTGGTACCGTATACAGGCAAACCATGTTTGCCGAGTTTGAAAAGGTCATTCATGAGCGGGTGGAAGCCGGTGAAGCGCTGACTCCCGAGTTGCTTTGCCGGATTTACCACGGGCTGAATGTTGACTATTACGGGCCGGACGTAATGGTGGATAGTGACGTGGACATGGAATGGGCACGCATTCCCCACTTTTACAATGCGTTTTACGTTTACAAATACGCCACCGGTTTTTCGGCGGCTACCGCTCTGACGCGCCGCATTACCGAAGAAGGCGGCTCTGCCGTAGCCCGCTATATTGGTTTTTTACATCAAGGAGGCTCGGATTATCCCCTGAACCTGTTGGATTCCGCCGGGGTAGATATGACCACCCCGCAGCCGGTGCAAGAATGCCTGGCTGTATTTGCCCGCCTGGTAGCGGAGCTGGAAAGCCTAACTCTTTAGAAAAGCAAGGGTACTGTTGTTCTACTAATATTCCATAGCTTTTATAAAAAACCTGCCTCTGAAAACCCACGGGCTCGTTCTGGAGGAGGTTCACCATGTACCGCTTTGTTCTTGCGGTAAATAAAAAAGTTTTGTGGTAACAGGTTGTTAAAAGGTTCAGCTATCGGCTATATGTGATAGTTGAACCTTTCTGCGTTGTCCAATCCAAAGAAATTTGCTCGTTTTAAGCAAATTCCAAGGGGAGTGTCGCAAAACTACTTTCTTGGAGTAGTGAGCGACGCTCCCCTTCTCAGATGTAGCTAATTATTCCGATACTAATCCGGTATCTTTACAAAAGGCTGTCGCACTATGAACTATTTAGTCCGTTGTGCAACAGCTGCTCCTATTTTAACTTCAGGTGGGGTGGAATCCCATCTGAAGCTCGGATGTTCGGCTTTAGCTGAACGAGTTCACTATTGACAAAACTGTTGCATACTGTGTATATTGTATATATACAGTATGCTCGGATGTTTGAAGGGATGTTTGGTTATGCGTATTATTATTTCGAACTCTTCCAGTTTACCAATTTATGAGCAGATTGTTTCCCAAATAAAAGAAATGATTATGCAAGGTGAACTGTTGGAGGCCGACCCCTTGCCATCAATCAGGAATCTGGCCAAAGAACTGCAAATCAGTGTCATTACTACAAAACGGGCCTATGACGAACTGGAAAAGGAAGGTTTCGTTGTTGCCGTACCGGGTAAAGGGTCTTATGTAGCGGCCGAAAACAAGGAACTTCTCCATGAAAAGAGGCTTAAAATTGTGGAAGAGAAGTTGATGGAAGCGGTGCTGGCCGCTAAATCCGTGCATTTATCCTTTGATCAATTACAACAAATGCTCAAACTGTTTTACGAGGAGGAATGATAATGAAGCCTATTTTGGAGGTTAAAAATATCAGGAAAAATTTTAAGGGGTTTAGCTTAAAAGATATTAGCTTTACTATGGAAAAGGGCTGCATCATGGGTTTTATCGGTCCTAACGGCGCCGGTAAAAGCACTACGATAAAGCTGATTTTAAATTTGCTAAAAAAAGACGGCGGGGTTATCAACGTTTTCGGACTGGATAATCTGAAACATGAAATAGAAATTAAAAATAAGATCGGCTTTGTGTTTGATGAAAACCATTTTTATGAAGAGTTAACCATCCGGGAAATGAGTAAAATTATTGCCCCGCTGTATAAAGACTGGGATAATCACGCCTTTGCCAAATATCTGGCTGATTTTGATCTGCCGCTCCAAAAGAAGATCAAGGATTTATCCAAGGGAATGAAAATGAAGTATTCTTTGGCGGTGGCTCTAAGTCATCATCCCGATCTGC
This genomic interval from Desulfoscipio sp. XC116 contains the following:
- a CDS encoding GntR family transcriptional regulator; its protein translation is MRIIISNSSSLPIYEQIVSQIKEMIMQGELLEADPLPSIRNLAKELQISVITTKRAYDELEKEGFVVAVPGKGSYVAAENKELLHEKRLKIVEEKLMEAVLAAKSVHLSFDQLQQMLKLFYEEE
- a CDS encoding DUF1858 domain-containing protein, which produces MLTKDMTILDLAEKHPESLQVFKAYDHCLDVCICCESLFETLERVCDKYGIDLDKLMTEIDEAIQLNS
- the pepF gene encoding oligoendopeptidase F, with the protein product MNEGYLPTRQEIPGQYKWRLEDIYPGDDAWDQDYRKALDLAARAELFKGRLGSSARTLLEAFQLQEQLEALNEKIYTYARMRRDEDNTNSVYQALTDRADSLSARVQASVSFYVPEILAVPDETLKQFLQEEPGLVPYRFMLEELVRQKPHILSAEEEQIIARAEEVTQASANIFRMINNADLTFDPVRDERGREVELTHGRYLQFMESGDRRLRRDAFASLYSSYCRLQNTLAATLGASVKKDVFYARIRKYPSALKASLFADNVSVEVYDNLIRTVRENLEPFYRYMRLRKKLLGLDKLHMYDIYNPVVQDIDWKIPYQEGVNVVRDGLVPLGDAYVETMVRGINSGWVDVYENKGKTSGAYSWGPYGTHPYVLLNYQDNLNNVFTLAHEMGHAMHSYYSFKTQPYVYAHYKIFTAEVASTVNESLLMQYLLQTVKDRGKKIYLLNHYLEQFRGTVYRQTMFAEFEKVIHERVEAGEALTPELLCRIYHGLNVDYYGPDVMVDSDVDMEWARIPHFYNAFYVYKYATGFSAATALTRRITEEGGSAVARYIGFLHQGGSDYPLNLLDSAGVDMTTPQPVQECLAVFARLVAELESLTL
- a CDS encoding ABC transporter ATP-binding protein; protein product: MKPILEVKNIRKNFKGFSLKDISFTMEKGCIMGFIGPNGAGKSTTIKLILNLLKKDGGVINVFGLDNLKHEIEIKNKIGFVFDENHFYEELTIREMSKIIAPLYKDWDNHAFAKYLADFDLPLQKKIKDLSKGMKMKYSLAVALSHHPDLLIMDEPSAGLDPVARNELLEILTYIMQDENKGVFLSTHITSDLDKIADYITFINNGQIIFSTAKDELLDGHGLVRGARELLDNDIRKEFIGIKENQFGFEGLVEDRRRAQLLFNKQVLIEKPALEDIMLHYTKGAAKCII